One Prunus dulcis chromosome 7, ALMONDv2, whole genome shotgun sequence DNA segment encodes these proteins:
- the LOC117634623 gene encoding mediator of RNA polymerase II transcription subunit 22a-like, with amino-acid sequence MNKGGGAASGGGLGGGGSGPTAAAAAAAAQKQKALLQRVETDIANIVDNFSSLVNVSRVNDPPVRNSQEAFMMEMRAARMVQAADSLLKLVSELKQTAIFSGFASLNDHVEQRIVEFNQQAEKTDQMLARIGEEAAASLKELESHYYSSALRTSENLQP; translated from the exons atgaaTAAGGGGGGAGGTGCAGCGTCAGGTGGCGGATTGGGAGGTGGGGGAAGTGGGCCCACTGCGGCTGCGGCGGCAGCAGCAGCTCAGAAGCAGAAGGCATTGCTGCAGAGAGTGGAGACGGACATCGCCAACATCGTCGACAATTTCAGCTCCCTCGTCAACGTCTCCAGG GTGAACGATCCTCCTGTTAGAAACTCTCAAGAAGCTTTCATGATGGAGATGCGTGCAGCTAGAATG GTTCAGGCAGCTGATTCTCTGCTCAAGTTGGTGTCAGAACTCAAGCAGACGGCAATCTTTTCGGGATTTGCCTCCCTTAATGACCATGTAGAGCAAAGAATAGTGGAGTTCAACCAGCAGGCTGAGAAGACCGACCAGATGTTGGCTAGAATCGGAGAGGAGGCAGCTGCTAGCCTCAAGGAGCTTGAATCCCATTACTATTCTTCTGCACTGAGGACTAGTGAAAACTTGCAGCCATGA
- the LOC117634624 gene encoding 40S ribosomal protein S12-like, with amino-acid sequence MSGEEEVVVAAEPAAAAAVPALGEPMDLLTALQLVLRKSLAHGGLTRGLHEGAKVIEKHAAQLCVLAEDCDQADYVKLVKALCADHNVKLISIPSAKTLGEWSGLCKIDSEGKARKVVGCSCVVVKDYGEDTEGLHVVQEYVKSH; translated from the exons ATGTCAGG agaagaagaagttgttgttgctgctgagcctgctgctgctgctgctgttccAGCTCTAGGTGAGCCCATGGACCTTTTGACAGCATTGCAACTTGTGCTGAGAAAGTCGTTGGCTCATGGTGGGCTCACACGTGGACTCCACGAAGGTGCAAAGGTCATCGAGAAGCACGCTGCACAACTCTGTGTGTTAGCTGAGGACTGTGATCAGGCCGATTATGTCAAGCTGGTCAAGGCGCTATGTGCTGACCATAATGTTAAATTGATATCAATTCCTAGTGCTAAAACTCTTGGAGAATGGTCTGGT CTTTGTAAGATTGATTCAGAGGGAAAGGCTAGAAAGGTTGTTGGTTGCTCCTGCGTTGTTGTGAAG GATTATGGGGAAGATACAGAAGGCCTTCATGTTGTTCAGGAGTACGTGAAGTCCCATTAA
- the LOC117634621 gene encoding replication termination factor 2 — MHPKLHNFQIFLQSPDLQIPTQTITLAPTQTPTLRHLKLSIFSHTLPSLYFTLNGKPLNDSTPLLDSQITPLSTLVLRIRACGGGGDGGATGAESRDCYLKMYAEKKPDKVDPNEQRLSKWLNCSLSNEPLKEPCVVDFLGNVFNKEPLVEALLGKKVPKAFGHIKGLKDMITVHFSPIPGTESNRRSSAAGPRFQCPISGVEFNGKCKFLALKTCGHVLSAKALKEVKSSTCLVCHAGFSEADKIVINGNEEEVAALRDRMEAEKAKGRVKKMKKTKNGDATLNGEEGMGFEASRLSGTKHGIDVKAVEKASANVEVHGKFVNGGDNVKGVSNGAAKRFKAVDIAPPNATKEVYASIFTSSRKSEFKETYSCRSLPLGRN; from the coding sequence ATGCATCCCAAACTTCACAATTTCCAAATCTTCCTCCAATCTCCagacctccaaattccgacCCAAACCATAACCCTAGCCCCAACTCAGACCCCAACTCTCCGTCACCTCAAGCTCTCTATTTTCTCCCATACCCTGCCATCGCTTTACTTCACCCTCAATGGTAAACCCCTGAACGACTCCACTCCACTTCTCGATTCCCAAATTACCCCTCTTTCTACCCTCGTTTTACGTATTAGAGCTTGCGGAGGTGGCGGCGATGGCGGGGCCACGGGGGCCGAGTCCCGCGACTGTTATCTCAAGATGTATGCTGAGAAGAAGCCCGATAAGGTTGATCCAAATGAGCAGAGGCTGTCGAAGTGGCTCAATTGCTCGCTCTCCAACGAGCCCTTGAAGGAACCGTGCGTGGTGGATTTTCTTGGGAATGTGTTTAACAAGGAGCCTCTTGTGGAGGCCTTGTTGGGCAAGAAGGTGCCCAAGGCCTTTGGGCACATAAAGGGCTTGAAGGACATGATCACTGTTCATTTTTCCCCAATTCCTGGGACTGAATCCAATCGCCGATCGAGTGCCGCGGGGCCGCGGTTTCAATGCCCTATTTCTGGAGTGGAGTTTAACGGTAAGTGTAAGTTTTTGGCATTGAAAACTTGTGGACATGTACTGAGTGCAAAGGCTTTAAAGGAGGTAAAATCCTCCACTTGCCTTGTCTGTCATGCTGGATTTTCTGAGGCGGATAAGATTGTGATTAACGGAAACGAAGAGGAAGTTGCGGCGTTGAGAGATAGAATGGAGGCCGAGAAGGCGAAAGGGAGAgtgaaaaagatgaagaagacgaAAAATGGGGATGCTACTCTGAATGGAGAAGAGGGTATGGGTTTTGAGGCCTCGCGGTTGAGCGGTACCAAGCATGGCATTGATGTTAAGGCTGTGGAGAAGGCATCAGCAAATGTAGAGGTACATGGGAAGTTTGTGAATGGTGGGGATAATGTGAAGGGTGTGAGTAATGGTGCGGCAAAGAGGTTCAAGGCTGTGGATATAGCCCCGCCTAATGCTACTAAGGAAGTGTATGCGTCTATCTTCACGTCGTCAAGGAAGTCGGAGTTCAAGGAAACATATTCTTGTAGATCTCTCCCACTCGGTAGAAACTAG
- the LOC117635788 gene encoding transcription factor bHLH66-like isoform X1, translating to MQPCSKEMQDMNSLLNSSPSSQLSLQDHHRHLQLQPQQQSHSHSHSHSRPHLHNSHSQMHPQIPSPSPAHFDSVSHDDFLEQMLSTLGPSSCSWADDTPPSNSDNVVFTYDDSANLATKFRSQQISAGAGASKSASASAAAAAAMMLQHQLMMSRSTSADSGFVPMALSLGNGDFDRSNNDVVEGSSSFKSPNPVGGEGASSVQALFNGFSGSLHGGATTQSPNQHFHQPQGGSLQAQNYGGPGAAMNQGPASGSGGGGGAPAQPRPRVRARRGQATDPHSIAERLRRERIAERMKALQELVPNANKTDKASMLDEIIDYVKFLQLQVKVLSMSRLGGAAAVAPLVADVSSEGGGDCIQASANGGTRGRSSNGNQTASSSNDNSMTVTEHQVAKLMEEDMGSAMQYLQGKGLCLMPISLATAISTATCHTRNPLIHNNNNNNAVMASNGGEGPSSPSMSVLTVQSATMGNGGVDGSVKDATSVSKP from the exons atgcagccTTGTAGCAAAGAAATGCAAGATATGAACTCCCTCTTAAACTCTTCACCTTCCTCCCAACTCTCTCTCCAAGACCACCACCGCCACCTTCAACTTCAACCTCAACAACAATCTCACTCTCACTCCCATTCTCATTCAAGGCCACACCTCCATAACTCTCACTCTCAGATGCATCCTCAAATTCCTTCCCCCTCCCCCGCTCACTTCGACTCCGTTTCCCACGACGACTTCCTCGAGCAAATGCTCTCCACCCTCGGCCCCTCGTCCTGCTCATGGGCCGACGACACGCCGCCCTCCAACTCTGACAATGTCGTCTTCACTTACGACGACTCCGCCAACCTCGCCACCAAGTTCCGCAGCCAGCAGATCAGCGCCGGAGCCGGTGCCTCCAAATCCGCTTCCGCCTCCGCCGCTGCTGCAGCCGCCATGATGCTCCAGCACCAGCTCATGATGTCCAGATCAACGTCCGCCGACTCTGGCTTCGTTCCCATGGCCTTGTCTTTGGGCAACGGAGACTTTGACCGCTCCAACAACGACGTCGTCGAGGGTTCCTCCTCCTTTAAATCTCCCAATCCTGTG GGAGGTGAGGGGGCTTCTTCTGTTCAAGCCCTGTTCAATGGGTTCTCTGGATCACTGCATGGGGGGGCTACTACTCAGTCTCCCAATCAGCATTTTCACCAACCTCAG GGAGGTTCGCTGCAGGCACAGAACTATGGAGGTCCAGGGGCGGCGATGAACCAAGGTCCGGCGAGTGGCTCGGGTGGGGGCGGGGGTGCACCCGCACAACCCAGACCCAGAGTCAGGGCGAGGAGAGGCCAAGCCACTGACCCACACAGCATCGCTGAAAGA TTACGGAGAGAGAGAATCGCAGAGAGAATGAAGGCTCTGCAGGAGCTGGTTCCCAATGCGAACAag ACAGACAAAGCTTCAATGCTGGATGAGATCATCGATTATGTCAAATTTCTCCAGCTCCAAGTCAAG GTTCTGAGCATGAGCAGGTTGGGCGGTGCAGCTGCTGTTGCTCCTCTTGTTGCTGATGTGTCCTCTGAG GGAGGCGGTGACTGTATCCAGGCCAGTGCCAATGGCGGGACCCGCGGCCGGAGTTCTAACGGCAACCAAACGGCCTCCTCATCTAACGACAACAGCATGACGGTCACGGAGCACCAAGTTGCCAAGTTGATGGAGGAAGACATGGGATCCGCCATGCAGTACCTCCAGGGCAAGGGTCTATGCCTCATGCCAATTTCCTTGGCAACCGCTATCTCCACTGCCACGTGTCACACCAGGAACCCCCTCatccacaacaacaacaataacaatGCGGTCATGGCATCCAACGGTGGCGAAGGGCCCTCCTCTCCCAGCATGTCCGTGTTGACCGTCCAGTCAGCCACGATGGGTAACGGTGGGGTCGACGGTTCCGTTAAAGACGCAACCTCCGTCTCCAAGCCCTGA
- the LOC117635788 gene encoding transcription factor bHLH69-like isoform X2: MQPCSKEMQDMNSLLNSSPSSQLSLQDHHRHLQLQPQQQSHSHSHSHSRPHLHNSHSQMHPQIPSPSPAHFDSVSHDDFLEQMLSTLGPSSCSWADDTPPSNSDNVVFTYDDSANLATKFRSQQISAGAGASKSASASAAAAAAMMLQHQLMMSRSTSADSGFVPMALSLGNGDFDRSNNDVVEGSSSFKSPNPVGGSLQAQNYGGPGAAMNQGPASGSGGGGGAPAQPRPRVRARRGQATDPHSIAERLRRERIAERMKALQELVPNANKTDKASMLDEIIDYVKFLQLQVKVLSMSRLGGAAAVAPLVADVSSEGGGDCIQASANGGTRGRSSNGNQTASSSNDNSMTVTEHQVAKLMEEDMGSAMQYLQGKGLCLMPISLATAISTATCHTRNPLIHNNNNNNAVMASNGGEGPSSPSMSVLTVQSATMGNGGVDGSVKDATSVSKP; this comes from the exons atgcagccTTGTAGCAAAGAAATGCAAGATATGAACTCCCTCTTAAACTCTTCACCTTCCTCCCAACTCTCTCTCCAAGACCACCACCGCCACCTTCAACTTCAACCTCAACAACAATCTCACTCTCACTCCCATTCTCATTCAAGGCCACACCTCCATAACTCTCACTCTCAGATGCATCCTCAAATTCCTTCCCCCTCCCCCGCTCACTTCGACTCCGTTTCCCACGACGACTTCCTCGAGCAAATGCTCTCCACCCTCGGCCCCTCGTCCTGCTCATGGGCCGACGACACGCCGCCCTCCAACTCTGACAATGTCGTCTTCACTTACGACGACTCCGCCAACCTCGCCACCAAGTTCCGCAGCCAGCAGATCAGCGCCGGAGCCGGTGCCTCCAAATCCGCTTCCGCCTCCGCCGCTGCTGCAGCCGCCATGATGCTCCAGCACCAGCTCATGATGTCCAGATCAACGTCCGCCGACTCTGGCTTCGTTCCCATGGCCTTGTCTTTGGGCAACGGAGACTTTGACCGCTCCAACAACGACGTCGTCGAGGGTTCCTCCTCCTTTAAATCTCCCAATCCTGTG GGAGGTTCGCTGCAGGCACAGAACTATGGAGGTCCAGGGGCGGCGATGAACCAAGGTCCGGCGAGTGGCTCGGGTGGGGGCGGGGGTGCACCCGCACAACCCAGACCCAGAGTCAGGGCGAGGAGAGGCCAAGCCACTGACCCACACAGCATCGCTGAAAGA TTACGGAGAGAGAGAATCGCAGAGAGAATGAAGGCTCTGCAGGAGCTGGTTCCCAATGCGAACAag ACAGACAAAGCTTCAATGCTGGATGAGATCATCGATTATGTCAAATTTCTCCAGCTCCAAGTCAAG GTTCTGAGCATGAGCAGGTTGGGCGGTGCAGCTGCTGTTGCTCCTCTTGTTGCTGATGTGTCCTCTGAG GGAGGCGGTGACTGTATCCAGGCCAGTGCCAATGGCGGGACCCGCGGCCGGAGTTCTAACGGCAACCAAACGGCCTCCTCATCTAACGACAACAGCATGACGGTCACGGAGCACCAAGTTGCCAAGTTGATGGAGGAAGACATGGGATCCGCCATGCAGTACCTCCAGGGCAAGGGTCTATGCCTCATGCCAATTTCCTTGGCAACCGCTATCTCCACTGCCACGTGTCACACCAGGAACCCCCTCatccacaacaacaacaataacaatGCGGTCATGGCATCCAACGGTGGCGAAGGGCCCTCCTCTCCCAGCATGTCCGTGTTGACCGTCCAGTCAGCCACGATGGGTAACGGTGGGGTCGACGGTTCCGTTAAAGACGCAACCTCCGTCTCCAAGCCCTGA
- the LOC117635964 gene encoding trafficking protein particle complex subunit 5 — MIGVGKIKQYSNVLDKPLSKGKQEVSLSAFAFLFSELVQYNQTQVDNIAELERRLEDAGYAVGARVLELLCHRDKGNRRETRLLGILSFVHSTVWKVLFGKVADSLEKGTEHEDEYMISEKELLVNRFISIPKDMGTFNCGAFVAGIVRGVLDGAGFPAVVTAHFVPVEGQQRPRTTILIKFAEEVLRREARLG, encoded by the exons ATGATTGGGGTTGGGAAGATCAAGCAGTACTCTAATGTCCTCGACAAACCCCTCAGCAAGGGCAAACAAGAg GTCAGTTTGAGTGCGTTTGCATTCTTGTTTTCGGAGCTTGTGCAGTACAACCAGACACAGGTTGACAACATTGCCGAGTTAGAACGAAG GCTGGAGGATGCAGGATATGCTGTTGGGGCTCGAGTTCTGGAGCTTCTTTGCCATAGGGATAAG GGAAACAGAAGGGAGACAAGGTTACTGGGTATCCTGTCTTTTGTGCATAGCACTGTGTGGAAGGTGTTATTTGGAAAG GTAGCCGATTCCCTTGAGAAAGGCACTGAACATGAAGATGAGTACATGATTAGTGAGAAGGAGCTCCTTGTGAACCG ATTTATTTCGATTCCAAAAGACATGGGAACCTTTAATTGTGGAGCATTTGTTGCTGGAATTGTAAGG GGTGTTTTGGACGGTGCTGGTTTTCCAGCTGTAGTAACAGCTCATTTTGTACCAGTGGAGGGTCAGCAACGGCCTCGAACAACcattttgataaaatttgCTGAAGAG GTACTACGAAGAGAAGCAAGGTTAGGTTGA
- the LOC117634827 gene encoding NADP-dependent glyceraldehyde-3-phosphate dehydrogenase, which produces MAGTGLFSEILDGEAYKYYADGEWKKSSSGKLVPIINPTTRKVHYKVQACTQEEVNKVMETAKIAQKSWAKTPLWKRAELLHKAASILKEYKTPIAESLVKEIAKPAKDAVTEVVRSGDLVSYCAEEGVRILGEGKFLVSDSFPGNDRTKYCLTSKIPLGVVLAIPPFNYPVNLAVSKIAPALIAGNSLVLKPPTQGAVSCLHMVHCFHLAGFPKGLISCVTGKGSEIGDFLTMHPGVSCISFTGGDTGIAISKKAGMIPLQMELGGKDACIVLEDADLDLVAANIIKGGFSYSGQRCTAVKVVLVMESVADALVEKVNKRVAKLTVGPPEENSDITPVVSESSANFIEGLVVDAKQKGATFCQEYKRDGNLIWPLLLDNVRPDMRIAWEEPFGPVLPVIRITSVEEGIHHCNASNFGLQGCVFTKDINKAILIGDAMETGTVQINSAPARGPDHFPFQGIKDSGIGSQGITNSINMMTKIKTTVINLPTPSYSMG; this is translated from the exons ATGGCTGGTACTGGATTGTTTTCAGAGATATTGGATGGAGAGGCTTACAAGTACTACGCTGATGGAGAGTGGAAGAAATCATCTTCTGGGAAACTCGTTCCCATCATCAACCCAACTACAAGAAAGGTTCACTACAAGGTTCAAG CTTGTACACAAGAAGAGGTCAACAAGGTTATGGAAACTGCGAAAATTGCACAGAAGTCGTGGGCAAAGACTCCACTCTGGAAGCGAGCTGAGCTTCTTCATAAAGCTGCTTCTATCCTGAAAGAGTACAAAACTCCAATTGCAGAATCCCTTGTTAAAGAAATTGCTAAACCTGCTAAAGATGCAGTTACAGAG GTTGTGAGGTCTGGGGATTTGGTGTCTTACTGTGCTGAAGAAGGGGTTAGGATTCTGGGAGAAGGGAAGTTCTTGGTGTCTGATAGTTTTCCTGGAAATGACAGAACAAAGTACTGCCTCACTTCCAAG ATTCCACTTGGTGTGGTTTTAGCCATTCCACCATTTAACTATCCTGTCAACCTTGCTGTCTCAAAAATTGCTCCTGCACTCATTGCTGGAAACTCCCTCGTGCTGAAGCCTCCAACTCAG GGTGCTGTTTCTTGCCTTCATATGGTTCATTGCTTTCACTTGGCTGGTTTTCCCAAAGGCCTTATTAGTTGTGTCACTGGGAAAGGATCTGAGATCGGCGACTTCCTTACCATGCATCCTGGAGTGAGTTGTATAAG CTTCACTGGTGGTGATACTGGTATTGCAATTTCAAAAAAGGCAGGCATGATCCCTCTTCAGATGGAGTTGGGGGGTAAAGATGCCTGCATTGTGCTTGAAGATGCCGACCTAGATTTGGTGGCAGCAAACATTATAAAGGGAGGATTTTCTTACAg TGGTCAAAGGTGTACTGCTGTTAAGGTTGTCTTGGTGATGGAATCCGTTGCTGATGCCCTTGTCGAGAAAGTGAACAAAAGGGTGGCAAAACTAACTGTTGGACCACCAGAGGAGAACTCTGATATCACTCCAGTTGTTTCAGAATCATCAGCGAATTTTATCGAAGGGTTAGTTGTGGATGCAAAACAGAAAGGAGCAACATTTTGCCAGGAGTACAAGAGAGATGGCAACCTTATCTGGCCTTTGTTGTTAGATAACGTCAGGCCTGATATGAGAATTGCATGGGAAGAGCCATTTGGTCCAGTTTTGCCAGTTATTAGGATTACTTCTGTAGAAGAAGGGATCCACCATTGCAATGCCAGCAATTTTGGACTCCAG GGCTGTGTGTTCACAAAGGACATCAACAAGGCCATTTTGATTGGTGATGCAATGGAGACGGGAACGGTTCAAATAAACTCTGCACCTGCTCGTGGACCGGATCATTTTCCGTTTCAG GGTATAAAGGACAGTGGCATTGGGTCACAAGGAATCACCAACAGCATCAACATGATGACCAAGATCAAGACGACTGTGATCAACTTGCCAACACCTTCTTACAGCATGGGTTAG
- the LOC117634622 gene encoding probable CCR4-associated factor 1 homolog 7, whose product MVFALLGLVICINLCCSCENKMSLLTKSDSIHIREVWNDNLEKEFELIRKIVDDYPYIAMDTEFPGIVLRPIGTFKNSFDYNYQTLKANVDLLKLIQLGLTFTDENGNLPTCETDKHCVWQFNFRDFNPNEDVYANDSIELLSQSGMDFKKNNEKGVDAVRFSQLLMTSGVVLNENVVWVTFHSGYDFGYLLKLLKGETLPDTQMGFFDMIKVYFPTIYDIKHLMRFCNSLHGGLNKLAELLDVERIGICHQAGSDSLLTSCTFMKLKETFFSGNPDKYAGVLYGLGVENGYNSH is encoded by the coding sequence ATGGTTTTTGCTCTTCTTGGTCTTGTTATTTGCATAAATTTGTGTTGCTCCTGCGAAAATAAAATGTCTTTGTTGACGAAAAGCGATTCAATTCACATTAGGGAAGTTTGGAACGATAATCTTGAGAAGGAGTTCGAATTGATTCGTAAGATTGTAGACGATTACCCTTATATAGCTATGGATACAGAGTTTCCAGGTATCGTTTTGCGGCCCATAGGCACTTTCAAGAACAGTTTTGATTACAATTATCAAACCCTTAAGGCCAATGTGGACCTCTTGAAGTTAATTCAGTTGGGTCTCACATTTACTGATGAGAACGGGAACCTTCCGACCTGTGAAACTGACAAGCACTGTGTGTGGCAATTCAATTTCCGCGACTTCAACCCTAATGAGGATGTGTATGCCAATGACTCCATAGAGTTATTGTCACAGAGTGGTATGGATTTCAAGAAGAACAACGAGAAGGGTGTTGATGCTGTTAGGTTCAGCCAGCTACTGATGACATCCGGTGTTGTGCTGAATGAAAACGTGGTTTGGGTGACATTCCACAGTGGCTATGATTTCGGGTACTTGCTCAAGCTTCTTAAAGGCGAAACCCTTCCGGACACACAGATGGGGTTCTTTGATATGATCAAGGTGTATTTTCCTACAATTTATGATATCAAGCATCTCATGAGGTTCTGCAACAGCCTTCATGGTGGGTTGAACAAGCTGGCGGAGCTGCTAGATGTGGAGAGAATTGGTATTTGCCACCAAGCTGGTTCTGATAGTTTGCTGACTAGTTGTACGTTCATGAAACTGAAAGAGACTTTCTTTAGTGGGAATCCTGACAAATATGCTGGTGTTTTATATGGTCTTGGTGTTGAGAATGGATATAATTCtcattga